The DNA region CGCCTAGTGCCTAACCCCGAGTAATGGCCGCAGTTAAGGCCTGCTTCGCGCAGCAGATCCATACAGTCGTCCTCGGACAATGTCAAATGGCGCCGTTGCTGTGTGCACGGTTTTGCTAGAAACCGAGTCCTCGTTTGAGGTCTACGGACAGCCGTGTGGATCTGTCTACGCTGGTTTCCCAATTTGCCGCGACCAGCTAGGGAGTTCACCCCGTGTGTAGACCCTCCCAATCTTTCCTTGAAAGCTTCACCAAACTGACCTGGGTGTGTCACCATTGTCACACCAACAGACACCAGCGCTTCTATCTTCTCCTTCGCATCGGGTTCCCCAGCGATAGTGAAAGCTCCGGCGTGACCCATGATACGACCGCGTGGCTCGTGAATCCCAGCGATAAGTCCGACTATTGGCCTATGGTTGAGCTGTTAGCTGACACAACCTGTGTAACGGCCATAATAAACTTACTTCGGACTTTGTGTGCGAGAATGATAGTCTCGGATCCTATCCAGCGAGGTCATTGTCAGCACACGAACACGGAATAGAAATGAAGGATTGGAAAAACAAGTCGGAATAATACCATTCGGCAGCATCCAGCTCACCCAAACCGCCGATTTCCCCGATTAGAGCAATAGCCTCCGTATCACTGTCATTTTCTAAGACAGTCAAAGCCTCCCTCAGGTCTGTACCGGGAACAATGTCACCGCCCACGCCTATACAAAGGCTCTGCCCAAGACCAGCTCTCGTGGTTGACGCCACAGTTTCATAGCTCAGCGTACCTGATTTAGCAATGATTCCAATTTTCCCTGGCGAGAAGCAAGGCAAGGGCTGGAATCCTGGGACAATGTGACGTTAGTTCTCAGTACAGTAAGTGTGGATGTTGATATGGGCCATATGCACACCGATTCGACACTTTCCCACGGCGGAGATGATCCCTGGGGAGTTTGGACCGACCAGGCGAGACTTGGATTGAGTCTTTAAGATAGAATGAATCTTTGAATGTCAGAATATTGGTTTTGGGATTTTCAGCAGTGGCGGCTTGCTTACTCGAAGCATGTCGTGCAGAGGAATATGCTCTGCTACTGCCACGATCAAAGGAACCTCGGCTTCAATGGCCTCCTCGATAGCACCTGGGGCCTGATGAGCTGCTACATAGATCGCTGTTGCATCTGGTTTGAGTTCTTTCATGGCCTATCGGCTAGGTTAGCAGGGACTTGGGTGAGAACACAGGCAGAGCACACAGACTGACTGAACCGTGGGGAGCACCGGAAGCCCGAAATGTTCTCCGGTCCGGCCGGGCCTCACGCCTCCAACAATGTTGGTCCCCCAAGCGATCGAGTCTTTGGCATTTGCTGTTGCCTGCTTGCCCGTGAAGCCTTGGAACATGACACGGGTGTGTGCTCCTATACGGAGATTGGGAAGAGTGTCGGCATAGCTCTGCAGTCTCACTGTTGTTCCAAAGTTTCGGCGCAGGGCTTGCTGCCGCGGCACGACGAATCGGGGCCCATATCGGATAGGCTGAACAACACGCATTTTTGGGGGGATAAAGGGTTTCTAAGTATTTCagagtggtgatggtgtatATGGGAGACAAACTCCCGGACAGGTAATACTGAATGTGAGCGCCAGCGCCTGTTGGCCGATCATATCCCACGATCAAGCCGAGGTATTTGGGTGTCGAAAAGAGGGACCGGTACCAGTCGAGCATCGACGAACAAGATGCGTAAGTCGACTTACAGCCCAGAGCAACCATGTGGACGTCCCCAGACCCCGCAAACTAGCCCCTGTCGAAAACGGCCGCATGGCATGGTGGGGTCATGCACATGTCATAACAAAATCACCACTGAAGCTCGCCCTTGAcgccgttggtgttggcccCAGCCTGGCTGGGAGTTTTATCCTCCTTAAACCCCAAGTTTTTGAAGTCGTCTTTTGCCATCAAATTACTACAAGTCCAGAACCGTCAGCTTCCCAAATCAAGTACTGCCATCGCATCTTTGGCGGTTGAGGAGTGACGAACTGGTCCATCCGACACCCAAGATATGACTTGGCCAGTTGCCGGCATTCGTCCTGGTTGACGCCTTTAACCTTCTTGATACAACTTAGGTAACTCATCATGACATCTTTGCACTCTCCTACAAGTACGAGCGGCCATGAGTAAGACATATGGCAAACCATCGATCGGTCATGAAGTTGGACTAGACATACCGTCATGATCAAGGGGAAAACTCCCTCTCTGTGGTCTTGTGACAGGGGCGTAATGTCAGTGTCGAATGTAAAATTACAAAACAGTGCTACTCACGGAGAGGGCTTGGTATTTGGGAGAGCCCCAGGGCTTCCGAAGGTACTCATAGTGACTGGTGAAAGGCAAGTGTCTGAGAGGTTGTTCGAGGCAGCTGCGTACAGAAAAGCCTGCTATCGAATTGTTATTCTGGTTGAGATGGTTGGTTATTTACACTACCTATAGTTCATGAAATGTCTGTTGCCGGCTGATCGAACCTGGTAACTCAACTGGGTGCCGGTCCGACTGCGGGATTACCTAAAGTTAGGTACTGGCAGCCACATCTACGAACCCAGCCACACTCACACTCGAGGTAGCAGGTGAGGTAGCAAGTGTAGCCTCAGGCATTACCGGCCGGCGGCCGGAAAAGCCCAAAGTCTTGTTTTCCTCACTGTTCTTCGCCAAGGCCAGCGCACCTTGTTCGCGGTGGGTCAGCCTGTGACGACGCGCTTGTCCGTATCGGTAATGTGCACCACTTCGCACAAGCACTTCAACCTCCAACTTTTTTGTGGCTACCCACTTGAACGGCCAAGTCCCAAATCGCCCCAATTTAATCCGCAGCTACGGAGTAGATTTTTGGCATCCACCCGCACCTTGGGCATGAACAGAGGGCATCCCTCGTCTCTCTCGAGCTGCTAACGGCCAGGCGaaacaaaccccccttcctctctcctTGTCAGTCTTTTTTCTCCCAAGAGCCGCGACCAGGCGTCCGCTGctccctttctttcccctcATCAACGACTGACGATTTGCCCTTCAGCCAGCAGTGCGAGCATTGCGTCCCACCTGCTCaacccaccacacacaccaccaccacccaccacctcgacTGGATCCTCGCTCGCTTTTCTCGCTCGCCCTGCTACCAGTAGCGCAGCTCCCGGTCCTTCACTGGCCCGCCCAACCGACCTAGCCATCTCTCCTAGATCACCACTTCAAGTTTCTTGTGGCCCTGCACAGAAAATCGCTATCATGGCCGCTCTCGGCGACGACCTGTTGGCGACTGTGAACAAGTTGCAGGACCTGGTCTTCAACACCATTGGAAATGACTCTCTCGATCTGCCCCAGATTGTATGTCCTGGTCCAGGCCTTTCTAGAGGTGGACAATGCTAACTGTATTCTCCTCGCCGTAGGTTGTCGTCGGCTCACAATCTGCGGGAAAATCCTCTGTGCTCGAAAACATCGTTGGGCGAGACTTCCTTCCCAGAGGCAGTGGCATTGTGACCCGCAGGCCCCTGATTCTGCAGCTGATCAACGTCCccagcgaggatgaggccgaGGACCCCCTTGCCGCTAGCTACCGGAATCCCAACCAAGCTCTCCGGAATGAGTGGGCAGAGTTCCACCATATTCCCAACCGGAGGTTTACCGACTTTGGGGATGTGAAGCGGGAAATTGAAAATGAGACGGCGAGAGTTGCAGGAAGCAACAAGGGCATCAACCGCCAGCCCATCAACCTGAAAATCTACTCTCCTCACGTCCTGAACCTCACGCTCGTTGACTTGCCAGGACTGACAAAGGTCGGTAACCGTGCTCATGACCTTGCTCTGTCGCGTGTCCTAACTGCTACACTCTAGGTTCCCATCGGCGATCAACCTACCGACATTGAGAAGCAGACTCGAAACCTCATCTCAGAGTACATTGCTAAGCCAAACAGCATTATTTTGGCCGTGTCCCCAGCAAACGTTGACATTGTCAACTCGGAGGCTCTAAAGCTTGCAAGGCATGTCGACGCCCTCGGGAGGAGAACGATTGGCGTTCTTACCAAGGTCGATTTGATGGACCACGGCACAAATGCGCTTGATATTCTTTCCGGCCGTGTGTATCCTTTGAAGCTGGGCTGGATCGGAGTCGTCAATCGGTCGCAGCAAGACATCCAAGGTAACAAGCCTATGGAGGAGGCATTGAAGTCAGAGATGGAATTTTTCAGGCACCATCCCGCATATCGGAACATTGCGACCCGCTGCGGCACCCAATTTCTGGCCAAAACTCTTAACACGACCCTCATGGCACACATCCGCGACAGGCTTCCCGACATCAAGGCTCGCCTCAACACTCTTATGGGACAGACTCAACAGGAGCTCGCCAGTTATGGAGACATGCATTTCAGCGGCAAAGAGCATCGAGGCTCGCTCATCTTGACCCAGATGACACGCTTTGCGACATCGTTCATATCCTCCATTGATGGTACTTCTACCGAAATTTCGACCAAGGAGCTCTGTGGTGGCGCCCGTATCTATTACATATTTAACTCGGTGTTTGGAAGCTCACTGGAATCGATTGACCCCACGTCGAATCTTTCTGCGCACGACATTCGGACGGCGATCCGCAACTCTACCGGCCCTCGGCCCAGCCTGTTTGTCCCTGAAATGGCCTTTGACCTGCTTGTGAAGCCGCAGATCAAGCTTCTCGAATCCCCAAGTCAACGATGCGTTGAGCTCGTTTACGAGGAGCTCATCAAGATCTGCCACACATGTGGATCCAACGAGCTTTCCCGCTTCCCCAGGCTTCAAGCTAAACTGATTGAGGTTGTGTCTGACCTTCTCCGGGAGAGGCTCGGCCCGGCATCGACATATGTAGAGTCTCTGATTTCCATTCAGCGAGCGTACATCAACACGAACCACCCCAACTTCCTTGGCGCCGCCGCGGCCATGAGTCACGTTGTTAGCAACAAGCAAGAGCGGGAGAGAAAGCGCCTGATTCAAGAAGAGcgggagagaagagaacGGAGGCGGCTAAAGGAGCTCGGCGCCAACGGCGCGGACACTcccgctgaggaggaggaggacaaggggACGCCAGAAAAAGAATCCGTCGCGATACGAAAGTCGGCTGCCAAGAACGTCCGTAGCCTTTCACCTGCGGTACGCGAATCTGCATCAGGCGgtcttgctgctgcgctTAACGGAGGTCGCTCGGACTCTCCTGCCCGGTTGAACGGACAAGGGTTAGGCAACGCGAAAGATTCGTTCCTTAACTACTTCTTTGGTAAGGATGGCGCCATTGTGCCGGgagcaccacctcctcactcaCAAATGGGCCGCCATATCAACCAAATGTCGGAGCCTACCTTTAGCCAGAGCATGAGGCGGCAAGAAGAGAAGCCGATGCGATCTCCCATGATGCCGCTCAGAAGTGACGATAATCTCGACTTTACGTCCAAGACCACCGAAACTGTAAGTTGTCTAAACCTGTTGCCCCATAAGCTATCCTGTAGCTGTGCCCTGACTCAATCATTGCAGGCCGATAGTAGCAGCGATCCAGCCATGACGGACCGCGAAGCTATGGAAGCGGAGCTTATTCGGGCGCTAATCAGCTCCTATTTTAACATTGTTCGTGAGAGCATTGCGGACCAGGTGCCCAAAGCCATCATGCACTTGCTCGTTAACCACTGCAAGGACGTGGTTCAGAACCGACTGGTGAGCGAGCTGTACAAGGAGTCGATGTTCGAAGAGCTCCTATACGAGGATGATgccgtcaagaaggagcGTGAGAAGTGCGAGAAGCTGCTCCAGACCTACCgcgaggcggccaagatcaTCGGCGAAGTCGTATAGTCCCAGTATACTCGGGGGTcaaggggggaaagggtgGCTAGTTGGGCAAGTGGATGGATGTCTATACGATGGAAGTGAGCGGGTTTGGGTCTTTCGATTTTGCATGAATTCTTCTAGACGGGTTCTTTCTCCCCCACAAAAACCCAGTACACAAGGCAACTAACTCGATTCGGGTGGTCAAGCGAAAATTAGTCATGGTTTTGTGTAGAGTTGAGATGGAAGGGGGTGAACTAGGCCATTTTAGCTATTGCCTCTCCGCCATCATGTGTACATAGGGGCCGATCAAAAGTACTACTTCTCAACGGTGTTTAAACATGGCAGCCTCTCTCACATGTGACGTGTATGCGGGACGAAAAAGCTTATCTAATAAATGGGTGCACGCACCCAGTCCTTTGTTGGAACTTTGGACCCGACGCGTTCCAGACCCACTCCCACTCGGCAgcttccatccatcccttccaTCCAATTCAATCCATACTTGAACATTTTCGGCTTTGGCAAGGCTGTCAACCATCTCATCCACtgcactcactcactcactcaccgcaacaccatcaccacgtCTCTGACCAACGCTCACCAGCCCTCGGCTCTGCTGACTCCCGTCCGCCCGTCCGTCTGTTCTTTTCTCTCCCACCAGACACGCTCCATCTTTCCGCACCTGGTGCCCTCGTTACGCGGTTTGACTTGGGACATTTCTGGCTCTTTCCTGCCTGCCTATTAATCACAGCCAGCTCCGCCCGTCTAGCGACGCTCAAGATGCTGGGCTCACCAACAGATCAACTGCACTGGTAGCCGAGTTTTTCTGGTTGCCCGTGGTGGGCTCCTATCCTCTGCATAGGAGCCGTCCGCCTTATACAGGCAACGACGCCATCTTCTTGAACGTCGTTGTCAGTCtaccaactcctccttcactCCATCATCCTATTTCTCCCtaccccaccgcccccccctccccactctGCAGCACCGGACAAGTGTTTCCATTCTCCTTTCTGTCGCCACCAATTTGGTGCGACGTTGTTCTTCTCGTTTCTCAAATGGCCTCGGATGGTTTACATGGAGCTGGCCATCCAATGGCTTCTCGAGGCCCGGAGCTCCCAAACGCTGAGGCGCCCGTGTTGACAAGGAAACGCAAGTCATCTGGGCTCGAAGCAAAGTCGGATGCATCTACGGAAGTTTCATCTCAAGAGACgaacaagaaggtcaaggtgGACAATGACTGCGCCGAAAGGAAATCTGTTGCGGTGCCCATACCGGTGGATCGGTCTGCTCTTCCCCCAGAGATTTGGCATCGGATATTTACCTTCTGTCCGCCAAGGTCATTGGGTAACTTGTTGTCTGTCAACAAACTCTTCAACCTATATCTTGACCCAAGTTCGAAGGTTAGCAAAGGCGCTCCCGCTTCTAGCAGCAGCGGTGCTGTTGCACAAATCAAGGCCAACAGTATCTGGCAGGTTTCCAGACGGCTCTTTTGGCCTTATATGCCCTCCCCATTGCGCTCCAAGACAGAACTCGAGATGTGGCGGCTTGCTTGCTCTCATAGGTGTCATTACTGTGGAAAACTGGATCCGCGGAAACAGACTACCATGCTTGATCCTCATCTTCGAGGTCCCGGAGAAAACGGGGTAGCTACCATCTGGCCATTTGAGACTTGTATGTGTGCAGCGTGTCTCTTGAAGCACACCATCAAGGTACGATCATTCCGCGCCTCTTCTCTGGGAGAACCTTCAGTTTGACACCGGAAAACAGGAACTCGATTTAGATCTCTCACCCACTATCCCTTCCTCAGTTGTACCCGCGCTCTCTTTCGTGTACCTCACAAGCGACCTTCAGGTCCTCCCGGCTACTACTTTTGAACAAGGTCAGCTTCCTGTCGAAACACAGGTCACCAAACGGTTCCTTTCCTCCGAGGTTCAAGCACTGGAACGTGAACTTCTAGAGGTCAGAGAAATGGGCCCGGGGACGGTGACAGAATGGTTGAAGGGACTTCCAGCGCGCGGTAGCGGCATCCGACAAGAAGTCTTGAAGTGGGAGAAATGGGAAAGTCTCGGTGGGCTTGCAAAAATGTGCTCGCAGCTTTACCCTGGCTACGTGAAAGACGTTGTGAGCACTCTGCCTGCCTCCACGACGCACGCGCCATCTTCTGATTCTTCATCTTCGATGCTGCCAAATCAACCATCATCGGCTGCCACCCGCCAGCAGTTTCCTCATATCCGTCATGAACGCACCGCggctgaggttgctgagctCAAGGCAGCGCGGAGAGCCGAGATTGAGCGACGTGCGCTGTTTCTTGAGCCCCCCTTGGGCCCAAACGTACTCCGGCACATCCCATCATTCCAAGCAGCTATGCAgattcctcatcctccttttGACGATAAAGCCTGGGAAGTCCTCAAGCCGCGGCTCTTGGCTCAACGAGCTGACGCTGAACAGCGAGAACGAGAGAACGCAGCCGCCATTCAGGCCAAGCAAGACTCTCATTTTGAAACGACTCTTGCTAGCACAAAAGAAGCCCGGGATCTGATCGACAAGGCTTGGGAAGATCAACAAGGGCCTCTTCGAGAACGCATCGCCGGTTACGCAGATGAGATAATCAGAGACGGGTGGAACAATGGCAAGGTCACCAAGGAAACATGTGCCAGGTTTGCGGTTGAGGCACTTGGCTACGTGCGTAAACGATTCTACGCTGAAATTGCCAAGGATGTCGATGCTGCAAGGTCTGCCGGTCAAACACCGCCCGTTGATCCTCCAGAGGGTCCCTTCACGCAGAAGCTCACGTTGGAGAATATGAAATGGATTTTCGATACGAAAATCAAGCCCATCACAGAACGCTACCACAAGGAACTGTTTTATTGCAATGGCTGCGAGGGGATCACCAAGACATTCGGGTTTGAAGGTGTTATACAACATTTCGCCGCAAAGCACACAAGCGCTCTCAGTTCGGGCAACATCGTTGTCTACTGGAGAGCAGAATGGCCGGAACATCCTCCATTTGCGGCAGAGATCCGACAGGTTCGCCATCATTCTTTCTTTGCGCCCACCCAACCTGTTTTCCCCGCCACCGGTCCTTCATCGTTCCCAGTCGGCCACAGCtaccctccagcaccacttGCACCTAATCATTTGCCAACATACCCACCGGGCCCATATGGGTATGGAAATTCAGCCTACAATGACCCTTATcagccgccaccgccgccgccgccgccgccgtacCCCTTACAGCCACATCAGATCGTGCCTTCCTATCCGTCTCAGCCTGGATATGAGCACCACCAGTCTTACCCAGCGCCATCTGATCCATACCCGCCTTACCAGCCGCCTGTGGGTCAATACCCCCCAGGCCCTGCTTCAGCTACCGATCCATCTCATCATTACCCGCAACAGCCTCCCCAAGGCAACCCTTACGACCATGGTTACCCACCATATCCAGTCGCCCATCCTTACCTTCCTTCGgcaacaccacaccccgATATGCACAGAGCAAAACTTGAGGATATAGCCCGGAATTCGCGGGAGGTCTGGCAAGAATTGGGCAACATACGAGGACTTCCTGGCAGTGTACGCGTCTTTGTGACAATTCATCATTTGGTCAAGAGATTCCACTCTAAATTTTACGAACCGCCCGCGCTCGCGATTTTTATCGAGGGGCTCTCGAACAACAAAGACATGCGTCCTGTTCGAAACGTGAACGACCTGATCTGCAAGGCTTGTCATCTTGGACTTGGTAACGCTGCCACGGTAGAGCAAGGCAGAAAGAGCTTCTCGTTGCCCCAGCTAACAAATCACTTCCAATCCAAGCACGTCAAGCCTTTGCAGAGTGCGCATGCGCCTCCTATGGATTGGACGTTGGACATGGTGTTCTTACCGGAGCTAGCCCCGATATCGAATCTTCACTCTGCAATGTCAGAGGTGCAAAAGCGACTGATAGTCGAAGCTTTGCCAGGGATCTTTGAACAGCAGGGTCCGAAGCTTGTGCCTGCCGATGTTTATTACGGACAGCCAGCAAGTTCCTCTTCTGTGTATCCGGCCGCCCAGGAAGTCCACAGTGCCTTGCGGACCAAGTCACCACAGGTCTCGTCGGCTGGTGCATATGGTAACACGGCCCCGTCTTATAGTCATTCCGGAAATCTCTCCAATGATGTTCCAGCTATCACAACCCCTACTGCAGCGTCTGAAAAAGCCTCGGGGCATCCCAGTGAGGGTGGCGGGCACGCCTCACAGGGATCTCGACCTGCCAACCGACGCCAAAACGGGCTTCAAAATGGAAAGAAAGCATCTGGCAAGAACAAGCGCAAGAGAAACCAAGACGGGAATCCTTCTGGTGGGCGCAGGGCCGGGAGGCAGTTTAGAAGGGATGAGTCCAGTACCCGGCGCAGAAGCACCAGCGATAATCCTGACACTTCCTCGTCGAACAGAGTGGACAGAGCTCCAGTATCGATTACTTCTTTTGGAGGCTCGTCAGGCCAGGATCGCACCACGGTGGGCAAAGATGCTACCGACCTTTTAGCGGCTTTAGAGTCACATCTCACCCAGGCGCCGCGTGGGCCCGTGTATCACAAGAATGGGACTGCTCCCGCAGCTGGGGAAACTCTTCATAACGCCGCGCAGCCCCATGCCAGGCAGAGTGGGGATGAAGATCAGCATCGCTATTTCGAGCTATCCACTCGGCAGAGGATCTCAGTTGATAAGCGGGTGGAACAGCAGTCCTCTTATCATTCAAGAATAGAAGTCGAACGGCCTGATCACCGCTACCCAAAAACTTCGGACGCAATCAGACCTTCCGGGTACGCCGCGCCTGAGGAGAGATACTACACCCGGTATGATCGGCCCTCTTCTGTCTTACCCGCGGAGCCGGAGCGAGGCAGTGGgctgaggctgttgagggaggagtctGACTATCCGAGATACCGCGACGGGCCGCGCAGACCGATTAACCCGGCTGATGAGATTGTTGAAATCGTACACGTTATCGAGGGAGAGCGTTCATATTATATTGAACGACCGGTTCGGCGTGAGCCCCAGACACGCTACGTGTTTGAAGGGCGAATAGTTCCTCATCGTGAGCCAGTTGACCGCTTTGCtgaaggtggtgggtatGAGGCCGGGTACGCATCGGCCGCTCGGCCTGCAGGATCGGCTTCAGAGATGAATATGGCTAGAAGATTCAGCATGACACCAGAAGGGAGACGGAGGACGGACGGAGGAGTTACGGTCAATAGTTCAGCATACCTAGAGGAGTATGATCCTCGGTTTCCGGCGGCCTAGCTTGCTACCTCATATCACAACACGAGGCTCAAGTTTGATGGATGACATTGTTTCTTTATTGGTCTCAATCAAtgcatatatatatatgaaTACCCAACTTTGGGAATACCCCGATAGTATTGGCATGACTGAGATGATGGAGCACGAAAAGTGCTGTAATCACGGGTGATGTAGAACAGCACTGCTAGCCATCTCGCATTAAGCAGGTGATCTCGAAGTGTCCCAGaagttgggtggtgttgatttcGAGCTGGACGTCTGGTCTTCCCGGATCCACAACCGCCCCCTTTCACCCAAACTCGTTCAATCCAGACCCTGCATTAAATAGTCTTCCATCACCAATTTACTCCAAGTGCAAATGCAGCAATCACATCTCTCAACTCTTCTCCCTGACAGTTCCGTCACTGCTGACATGACATTCACGCACACTCCCACAAGGTCACAGCGAAATGGCCAAAAGGCTCGGGGACACTAGGCAAACGAACGCGAAGTCATTTTTCTATTCATCGTCAACATCACGGTGGATTGTTGATCGTAGCTCATTTCCATGAGCTCCCCACCGATGCCGCCGCACAGGGGACAGTGTAAGATCGGTTGGGGTCCGACTCCCAAGACGCCGCACCTGAGCTGCTGACCTTGACAAACTTGTATTGGATGTTGGTCCCAGGGGCAAGCTTCAGAGTCCCGGTCCAgagagggttgttgttggtgtacTGCGATGCGTTGAGCGCAACGCCGTTGGTTGGGTTCCAGTTGCCGAGAGCGGCCACATTTCCAGTGCTGTTGGGTGGGAAAAGACTTGTTAATATGGTTGCGGTGAAAAGGAACAGAAAGAGTGGGTGGGGGTTATGACATACACCTTGACTGAGTCGCCGAAAGACGTGGGCACGAGGTGGTTGAAAGTGATATCGACCGTGGCTAAGGAGCAGCTGGGATTGGCTGAGTGAATTCACGTAAGCTCTCTGCCTCACCGGTAGATTCAAGAGGAGCATACCTGTCGGGGTGGCAGTTGGGGCAGCGGTCGTTGATGTCGCGGTCGGCGGGCCAGTCAGGGAAGGGCAGATGCCACTTCCGGCGAGGCGAGAGGCTGGGTAGAGCACCCTTGAAACACCGCCATTGAGCGTGACGGTgataccaccacctccatctgTGCTGTAAGGGGTGCAGCTCATGACATCAATCAAGGCctggttgggggtgaagcCAGTGGCCGAAGAGACCAGGGTAACAGGcaccgacgaggaggagccggcgTTGGTGTAAACACCGATAATCTGAGCTCCTGTGAACCCCTTTCGAAGAACAATGGTGCGGCTGTCTGAGTAGATGGTGTGGGCGTTATAAGTGAGGTATTTCGAGTCTTGCGAGATGGCGTGCGACCGAATCTGGTTAAGCTTGGTGATCCATTGGTAGAGTTCCGAGCTGGTCGAGTAGCCCGAATACCAGACAGCCTCGCGATTGTTGGGGGTTCCTGTGCCGGCATAGTGTTGCTCTTGTCCCTGGTAGATGATGGGGATACCTGTGGGTTGTTAGTGAACCACTCCGAACAATTCAAGCGATGGGTGGACTAATACGTACCATCCTTCAGCATCGTGACAGCGATTCCCTAACAAAAGACCAGTGTTAGCGCTTGCTTCGAAAGATCGGGTTGGAGATGCCTCACATTCTTTGCCAGCGCCATATCCTTTGTAAAGGAAGCGAAGCGCTCTACGTCGTGATTCTCTAGGAACGAGCCCCAAAGACTGAGATCCTTCGCAACGCCCTTGATTGTATCGAGACCAGCCACGAGCGCGCTGATGCTACCGCTGGTGGACTGGAAAGCCCGGAGAATGTAATAGTAGCTGAGATGTATGGTCAGAAATGTCCTTTGATCAGCAAAAGAGACATCGACTCACCTAGGATAATCAAGGACGCCATCCATGTAGTTTTGGTATGGCGCGACATAAAGAGCGTCGCCGTGGTACACCTCACCCGTCAAGTATACGCCCGCCGCGGCATTGAATCCAGACCAAAACGATGTCTCGACATGCTTTGCACTGTCGACTCGTAGACCATCACTGAACAAAATCGAGTTAGTTCTTCATTTCGCTTCATGGCACAGGTCGAGGGCTC from Podospora pseudoanserina strain CBS 124.78 chromosome 1, whole genome shotgun sequence includes:
- a CDS encoding hypothetical protein (COG:C; EggNog:ENOG503NZ5K), with translation MRVVQPIRYGPRFVVPRQQALRRNFGTTVRLQSYADTLPNLRIGAHTRVMFQGFTGKQATANAKDSIAWGTNIVGGVRPGRTGEHFGLPVLPTVQSAMKELKPDATAIYVAAHQAPGAIEEAIEAEVPLIVAVAEHIPLHDMLRIHSILKTQSKSRLVGPNSPGIISAVGKCRIGFQPLPCFSPGKIGIIAKSGTLSYETVASTTRAGLGQSLCIGVGGDIVPGTDLREALTVLENDSDTEAIALIGEIGGLGELDAAEWIRDYHSRTQSPKPIVGLIAGIHEPRGRIMGHAGAFTIAGEPDAKEKIEALVSVGVTMVTHPGQFGEAFKERLGGSTHGVNSLAGRGKLGNQRRQIHTAVRRPQTRTRFLAKPCTQQRRHLTLSEDDCMDLLREAGLNCGHYSGLGTRRFLAIGVDRSTRSPCILAAPTVDDDQIEKMVKRYPFDYRHGPDELAIERVASHLHISLKESAHESLRRLVHRLSDIFYEKEAYLMETEIVERLGEIKVVGARFGFDDAAYRSCGRQTELQKLRNTAVEDASELEAEKSGIIYIKLEGNGTIGTLVNGAGLAMNTVDALGGHATNFLDTGGKATSETVKHGFEVILKDPRVRVIFVNIFGGLTLGDMIANGIIMAFKELSPRVPVVVRIRGTNEKEGQKLIEESGLPLYAFDDFEAAKAKAIELSSA
- the DNM1 gene encoding Dynamin-related GTPase protein (COG:U; EggNog:ENOG503NU71); the encoded protein is MAALGDDLLATVNKLQDLVFNTIGNDSLDLPQIVVVGSQSAGKSSVLENIVGRDFLPRGSGIVTRRPLILQLINVPSEDEAEDPLAASYRNPNQALRNEWAEFHHIPNRRFTDFGDVKREIENETARVAGSNKGINRQPINLKIYSPHVLNLTLVDLPGLTKVPIGDQPTDIEKQTRNLISEYIAKPNSIILAVSPANVDIVNSEALKLARHVDALGRRTIGVLTKVDLMDHGTNALDILSGRVYPLKLGWIGVVNRSQQDIQGNKPMEEALKSEMEFFRHHPAYRNIATRCGTQFLAKTLNTTLMAHIRDRLPDIKARLNTLMGQTQQELASYGDMHFSGKEHRGSLILTQMTRFATSFISSIDGTSTEISTKELCGGARIYYIFNSVFGSSLESIDPTSNLSAHDIRTAIRNSTGPRPSLFVPEMAFDLLVKPQIKLLESPSQRCVELVYEELIKICHTCGSNELSRFPRLQAKLIEVVSDLLRERLGPASTYVESLISIQRAYINTNHPNFLGAAAAMSHVVSNKQERERKRLIQEERERRERRRLKELGANGADTPAEEEEDKGTPEKESVAIRKSAAKNVRSLSPAVRESASGGLAAALNGGRSDSPARLNGQGLGNAKDSFLNYFFGKDGAIVPGAPPPHSQMGRHINQMSEPTFSQSMRRQEEKPMRSPMMPLRSDDNLDFTSKTTETADSSSDPAMTDREAMEAELIRALISSYFNIVRESIADQVPKAIMHLLVNHCKDVVQNRLVSELYKESMFEELLYEDDAVKKEREKCEKLLQTYREAAKIIGEVV
- the COX19 gene encoding Cytochrome c oxidase assembly protein cox19 (COG:C; EggNog:ENOG503P5KE) produces the protein MSTFGSPGALPNTKPSPPQRGSFPLDHDGECKDVMMSYLSCIKKVKGVNQDECRQLAKSYLGCRMDHNLMAKDDFKNLGFKEDKTPSQAGANTNGVKGELQW